The following are encoded in a window of Astyanax mexicanus isolate ESR-SI-001 chromosome 6, AstMex3_surface, whole genome shotgun sequence genomic DNA:
- the LOC103038402 gene encoding axonemal dynein light intermediate polypeptide 1-like, whose product MKSPADSLVKYDTPVQVTKNTEKKSAKARPLNARLEQPAVSGPAPLSPKSQATPGETQEILNVILPPRVWLENNQCWVQQVSSAPCRGRDVVRLQEQLDLKLQQRQAKETGLCPVRRELYSQCFDELIRQVTINCSERGLLLLKVRDESRITEDAYRTLYKSSLAFGLRKILLAEHEKSDMDKKVSDLENENKDLEKQLNELMAKREAIEKQAAERQKADEKKRTQEIQLFKRMNQQLKDQLEEIISPKK is encoded by the exons atgaaATCTCCCGCCGACTCTCTGGTGAAGTACGACACTCCGGTGCAGGTGACCAAAAACACAGAGAAGAAATCAGCGAAG GCTCGACCACTGAATGCAAGACTTGAGCAGCCTGCAGTTTCTGGACCAGCCCCGCTTTCACCAAAGTCACAGGCAACACCAGGAGAAACTCAGGAGATACTTAATGTCATCCTCCCACCAAG AGTGTGGTTGGAGAACAACCAGTGCTGGGTGCAGCAGGTGTCCAGCGCTCCATGCAGAGGCAGGGACGTTGTCCGCCTGCAGGAGCAGCTGGACCTCAAACTGCAGCAGAGACAGGCCAAAGAAACAGGCCTCTGCCCTGTACGCAGGGAGCTGTACTCACAGTGCTTTG ATGAACTAATCAGGCAGGTCACTATAAACTGTTCTGAGAGGGGGCTGCTGCTTCTAAAAGTGCGAGATGAGAGTCGCATAACTGAAGATGCCTATCGAACCCTGTATAAGAGCAGTTTGGCCTTTGGCCTGAGGAAAATCCTGCTGGCTGAGCACGAAAAGTCAGACATGGACAAGAAG GTTTCAGACCTGGAAAATGAGAACAAGGATCTGGAAAAGCAGCTGAATGAGTTAATGGCTAAACGTGAGGCCATCGAGAAACAAGCAGCTGAGCGGCAAAAGGCTGATGAGAAGAAGCGTACACAAGAGATCCAGCTCTTCAAACGCATGAACCAGCAACTGAAG gATCAGCTGGAAGAAATAATTTCTCCAAAGAAATGA
- the twsg1b gene encoding twisted gastrulation protein homolog 1-A — MQPTQAHVSLFSALLLLLSGLYFCSACNKALCASDVSKCLIQELCQCRPSDGNCSCCKECMLCLGTLWEECCDCVGMCNPKNYSDTPATSKSTVEELYRPIPSLFRALTEGEAPINMMVVSFPVAEELSYHENLVSFLETMEDQHQNISLPGNSIHASYDNNQDNMCTVVYFDDCVSIRQCKQYCESMGGSKYRWFHNACCECIGPECVDYGSKAVKCMNCLF, encoded by the exons ATGCAGCCCACCCAGGCACATGTCTCCCTCTTCTCGGCGCTGCTGCTTCTCTTGTCTGGTCTCTACTTTTGTTCTGCTTGTAATAAAGCCTTATGTGCCAGTGATGTTAGCAAGTGTCTGATCCAG GAGCTGTGCCAGTGCAGGCCGTCGGATGGAAACTGTTCGTGCTGTAAGGAGTGTATGCTGTGCCTGGGTACACTGTGGGAGGAGTGCTGTgactgtgtgg GCATGTGCAACCCGAAGAACTACAGCGACACACCTGCCACCTCCAAGAGCACCGTGGAGGAGCTTTACAGACCCATCCCGTCGCTCTTCAGAGCGTTGACTGAGGGAGAAGCTCCCATTAACATGATGGTGGTGTCTTTTCCTGTGGCCGAGGAGCTCTCCTACCACGAGAATCTGGTCTCCTTCCTAGAGACCATGGAAGACCAGCACCAGAACATCTCACTTCCTGGCAACAGCATCCACGCCAGTTATGATAACAACCAAG ACAATATGTGCACTGTGGTGTATTTTGATGACTGCGTGTCGATTCGTCAGTGTAAGCAGTACTGCGAATCGATGGGAGGCTCAAAATACCGCTGGTTTCATAATGCGTGCTGCGAGTGCATCGGGCCCGAGTGTGTGGACTACGGCAGCAAAGCAGTAAAGTGTATGAACTGCCTCTTCTGA
- the LOC103038086 gene encoding ependymin-like → MKLLVLLSVCSCLALNTWAEPTPCAAPPLLVGNVAITGKEGTFLSVAEYSYDAVREQVRIRDFGLYDNKGYSVDFLMQFQQGVMYEIDSTRSTCKKFALKSSFHPMRIPASAKMESEVVLGTTSFPDSGLPITSWKGEDKDIGVSYVLTVTKNLCLPVSAVIQTKEFGSITMGFYNQLLTLHPADFNPPSYCEGLPEENLPKTDFFSALHSAA, encoded by the exons ATGAAGCTCCTTGTCCTGCTGTCCGTCTGCTCCTGCCTGGCACTGAACACCTGGGCTGAGCCGACTCCATGCG CGGCGCCTCCACTGTTGGTTGGAAATGTTGCAATA ACTGGAAAAGAGGGAACATTCCTGTCTGTAGCGGAGTACTCATATGATGCTGTCAGGGAGCAGGTTCGCATCAGAGACTTTGGCCTGTATGACAACAAGGGCTATTCAGTGGACTTCCTCATGCAGTTCCAACAG GGTGTTATGTATGAGATCGACTCTACCAGATCCACCTGTAAGAAGTTTGCACTGAAAAGCTCCTTCCATCCCATGCGGATTCCAGCATCTGCAAAGATGGAGAGTGAAGTAGTTCTGGGAACTACTTCCTTCCCTGACAGCGGTCTGCCGATTACCTCTTGGAAAGGGGAAGACAAAGATATAGGAG TCTCATACGTGCTTACAGTCACTAAAAACCTGTGCCTGCCAGTCTCAGCTGTCATCCAGACTAAAGAATTTGGATCAATAACCATGGG TTTCTACAATCAGCTTCTTACCCTCCACCCGGCGGACTTCAATCCTCCTTCTTACTGTGAAGGACTTCCAGAGGAGAACCTGCCCAAGACAGACTTCTTCAGTGCCCTGCACTCAGCTGCATAG